Genomic segment of Arachis hypogaea cultivar Tifrunner chromosome 16, arahy.Tifrunner.gnm2.J5K5, whole genome shotgun sequence:
TCATCTAAAGTGACAACCACTTTGTGGAGTTTGTGGTCTTGAGTTTAATCTCAACTAATTGACCATTGTTGGGACTACGGACAGTGATAAGAAGGCATAGGTCAACAGGTTTGATTGATTGGCTAAAAGCAGTCATTAACAATAATCCAAGACCTAATTATgaaagtaaattaaaaaataaatgctaGTGACAAGCACAATAACTTACAAAAATAATTACCTTTACTTGGAGCCTTAAGAACTTGACATAATCCACAATTTCATCTAACATTGCAGCTCTATCCGTCTGATCAAGAGAAAAAgcacaataatattaaaaatgttGGAACAATTCAGTGTTATTGTCTTTTTAATGAAACAGAGGGCAGTCATGCAAACAGAGCAAAACTGCCTTCaaagaaattattaaaagaaatatcCCCTGAAACCAGTAGATTAATTTCAAGCTTCAAgaagtataaaaaatttaatacacaTCAAGTCAAAATATGTGGGCATGGTATCCCTCTTTTTATCCTTTTCAAGCATGTTTTTGTTATTTATGCTCAAAGAAACAATTGCATGAAAAGTGGATCAGGAGATTTAATCTATATGTGGAGTTGCAGACAAGCACAATCTTAAACTGATTTGACAACTCAATAGGTCCAGAGGCAGATGCCATATTCTAAATCCAAAGAACACATTTAGtcatttatatgaaaataattttcaagGTGCCAATTCGCTACATaaattacattatatatatatctgtAAATATCATATCTACTGGAACAATATATTGACAGGGAAAAGACCAGAAGATTAAAACGAATACAGATCCTCCATATTTCTATGAAAATGGCTACTTCCTtctattgtattttctatcaaatCTTCCTATTGAAAGACAAAAAATTGGAGGAAAAGTAAAAGATATTGTTTCTTAGGCCATATTTAGAAAAGCAAACCAACCCCTTGATATAAGTAATAACAtctattttagtatttatattgtaaaaagaaagataagaccTATGATAGGCAATAGTGTTAGTGGAGATCTGATGAGCTAAAGAAGTAGTGAATGAACGATATCTACAATGCGGACAGAATGGCCAAATGCACACCATGAAAAGACCCATTTTTGTTTTAGGAGAAAGACATGAATAGACCTATTCACAAGTTGATAATAAACTAAAGTGTGGCATTATCATTTACAAATTCAAGCTAGAAAGGACAGTGGGGGATGATAATAGATATATCTCTGTAAATGTCAACGTAATACACCATCTTTTCTCACTTTTTTGGCTAAACAAGACAATATTCCTTTCCTTTTGTACTATTTCACTATTGCTAATGTTAAAGAGGATCACAAACCGCATTAGAGCAGTTACATACCTTGTTGACACTTGGAACCAGTTCTTGCAGAGCCCTGATTCTTTCTGCTATTCTTTCTCTGCGCAACTGTAACCATAAGGTAACATGAAGAAGTGAGCTACAAAATAAACACCCCATCTTTAAATTTTAACACCATAACCAGCAGACAGCATGTATTTGTGCAAATATCCCAAAGCTCACCCGTTCAGCTATGCTGTGTGGGTCTGTAGCCTGTCCTCTTCTAGCCCGCACCCTGGGACGCATTGTTGGAGGATGTGGAGCTGCCGGAATAGTAGTAGGCATTGGTTGGCCATGAAAAACCTGTTAAAAGATTACAGATGATCAGGGGGGCAAAATAAGGGGGGTGGGGAAACTAAAACAGCAACTCCTCCTCTGCCTCTCAGCGGCAAGACAAACAGTCCTGCCTCAGTACTTTGAGTAGGTCAGGGGGAAAGACCCTTACAACAAGAAACCATGTATTAAAAGTAAGTATTCACATCCTATAAGAGTTAAGAGTCTCAGATATCCCAGAAAAGTGATCACAGCAGTATGGAGAAGGTGTAAATAAACTTGCACTAAATCGTAATCCTGAAATGTTCAAACCATTCCATCAAAATTTGTAACACCAACTTACACCTATAAGTCAACACCTACAACAATGATTCAATAATAATATGTCAGCACAAGTGCAGAGTTTATCCGTAGCTAGTTGCTCAAATCAAGAAGCACTGAAGCACACACTGCAACAAGTTTTTTCCCCCTGCTGTCTGACCTCGAataaaggggaaaagaaaaaccaaagatGACAATCCTGAAACAATAATTTGGTTTCCATAACAGCCATGGAATAACCCTGCCTTGctctttattttttcaaaactacAACATGCTTTCTTTCCCAACTTCATTTTCAAGGAATTTCGAAAGTgattctaattagttaaaaaacTGCCACATGCAATTGTATTTTAGTTCCAGTTCGGAACTCAAAACCCtgccttgaaaaaaaaaaaaaaaccaaattgtGAATGCATTTGAGCTAATTTTCTGTTACACaaagcgagagagagagagagagagagagagagagagggacatGGTGTTTACATTCTTAGCTCTGGCATCAAGGACGTCGTCGCGAAAGCGCTTGCCGCTACCGGAGGCCTCTTCCGGTGGCTTCAAGAAGCCTACTCCTGCTGCTGCTGCTCCATCGGCTCCTTTCCCTTGGTCCAAGCTGAGACCTAGCTGGTACATGGGAGCGTGGAAGCCCCCTCCGCCGGCGAGGGGATGAGGGCCAGCATCGCCGGAGTTGAGCTGAAGCATCATGGGAGCGGCGGCACCCGTCGCCAGGGCGGAAACATCGGGTCCGGCGAGGGAGTGGTCGGCGGAAGCGAAGGTTGGAAGGCCGAGTATTTGTTCGAGGAAGTCGTCGGCGGGAGGGTCGGAAGGGTTGTTGGCCATGAGAAGGAGTGAGTGGGTGACTCGGACGAGTCGAGTTAAGTGAGTGGGaggcagaagaagaaagaagaatctaTTACTATTTACTTACTACTTAGTTACTACTTGAAGCATTGAAGCTAAAGCCGAATCTTTTTTTGTTTCTTCACTTGTGAATGCTCTCTCTGCCTTTTATCACCACTTTTTTCTCAAAGGAACTTCATTTTTCGCCATTTGCATCTCCACCCtgcttttcttttattaaaacaaaatcacTTTCTTTCTATTCCAATCATGGATCAAATTATAATCTAACATCATTCACGATATaatgtaataaaatataaataacaaaaacaCACGGATCAAttttacaaaacaaaaaattgCAATTGCTGAATTGCCATGTATTAGTTGCTGGGCTCAAAATTTTTGTTTGGTCTGCTCTTTTTGATGTTTAGGCCCAAAAAATTTAGTGAGTCGACCCGTTTTTGACATTTCTATTAAGATAAGTGATTACTtacattaaattttatattaaacaaTTAAATTGAATATATCAAAGTATTCGATCATTTTCATATATAAAAACTTTGTCTTTGTGTGTGTAATTATTTGATAATTAAGAGATTATTAGAtttgaaaaaaagaaactaaaatgagaaaaaaaaatgtgAGGATAGGGATGATAGAGTCAAGAAAAAAGGGTATATGAAGTTGTAAACTATTATGTAATTGTTTCCTACTTTGATTTCCGCTAAGAAACGCAAGTTCTATAATGTCGTGATTAATTTTCTAATTGCTTCAATGAAGAAATGGAAAGTAGGCATTTTGTGTTTATTTCTTTTTAGGAAAATGATCTTTGTTGCATGCATAATCTTCAATTCTTGATGTAGAAATAGACTCGGCTAGGTTAGGTTTACCCTGCCATGTAATTAATGGACCCGAGTTTagtctataatattttttaatcatattagatttatatcaaaattaattattaaaataaaatatatattaaaatataaaatataaaatatatattaaaaataaataaaaaatatatatatatatatatatatatataataattaattttaatatgtaaataatatttttaaatattttttatagggtTATACAAAAAAGTGAAAAACTGAGGTAGTATAACTTTTAAGACAAACTATAAGCAACATAATAACACAGGAACACTTTTAAATGTATCGGTATattgatattttaataatttttaattattaatcttaattataaaaaatatatataatatatataattaagattaacggttaaaatttattaaaacagCAATGTACcgatatacttaaaaaaaattttcaataacataaattacttAACCATTAAGGTGGAAGTGGACCGGATTATCTAACATAACTGATGGCTCAGTTCGATTCAGCTCATTTTATTAAACAAGTTAAATTTGGACTTTTAAAAAGCCTATTAATTAAAAATGTCAAATCACAGACTTTACAAAAAGTTTACAAAATTCATTGGACTGACTcgtcaaaatatttattttgtaaaaataaattatttttagtttagagtttagACTTTCaactatttatttatattaaacaaaaaaaaatcaatagtCAATATTAGTTAAGATCGTaggtttttttttgttcaaaaaaagGTTTATGAATTGTAAATATAATTATGATATGTGATTAaagattaatatataaataaattatactttacaaattataaattataaattttagaacGCAGTTAATgtcaatttagattttttttttaaatgtattgtTTTAATCTCTATTTTACAAAATAGACTTTTTAAATAAACTCGTCGAATCATTGATTTATCCAATTTTGAACAAACTATATTTGAGcctaaaaaaatctataaaatatAATAGATCTAgacttaaattatttatttataacaaaaattaagtTCGTCAAAACTAAAATTCGACTCAACTCGATTATATTTTTTCGTACTAACCGCACAAAGTTTCAAATCACAAACCTttcaccaaaattcaaaatataaaaaaaaagaagccaACATGATTGACACTTGAATTATGGTGATTATTCTATAAACCTAGGCTTTTTTAGATAAAGAAAAATTACCAGTTGTATACAAATAAAAGCCGGGGCGGAgctagataaaatattagaagggggtcaaaaatatttacataataaaataagattaaaataaaattttaaggaggggctaaactgaaatttacatataatttatatgtaaaaaattaaaattagggggggCGATTGCCCCCTTTCTTTATAGGTAGCTCCGCCCTTGAATAAAAGCATCTTAAATCCTAAACTTGGTAactgttcttgtatggatacctggaggGAGAGCTCGGTCTCTGGGAATCGACGCCGAGTTGTTATCTTTGATGTCGACCTTTGAGCTTTGTGGTAATCTGAGCTTTACTCCAAGAGGATGTCCAATCGCGTAGAGCTTTGAGCAAGAAACatgggggagtgtacctgcaaagacactccgaagCTTAAGTCAGTATTGAAAATTCAATGTCTCCTTTGAAGATaaaatatcatacctttataggtgagATAAAATAGGTCGGTTACGTTTCTATTGATCATCTGAATTGAAGAGCAATTAATAGGTTTTAATAAGTGATAATGTCTGGTAACGGccgtatcatagcccccaagcttagcctgaCTATATTTTGATAACGCAGGTTGAGCTTTTTTAGTTATAACTCGGTGATTTGAGTTATAGGTATGGAGCCCCCAGATCAACTTACtttattaaaataatgaataatttgaaTTTCAGACGTGATTTGAATTTAACGTGTATTGGAAAGTGTAGTAGTCTTGTCATTGATTGTGCCTTTGATTTTTCCAATGTAATTTTGAACCGTTGATTTAATAGATGCAACGGTTAGGTTTTTTCGTGGAACTGAATAGTTAATTTGA
This window contains:
- the LOC112755710 gene encoding transcription factor UNE12, coding for MANNPSDPPADDFLEQILGLPTFASADHSLAGPDVSALATGAAAPMMLQLNSGDAGPHPLAGGGGFHAPMYQLGLSLDQGKGADGAAAAGVGFLKPPEEASGSGKRFRDDVLDARAKNVFHGQPMPTTIPAAPHPPTMRPRVRARRGQATDPHSIAERLRRERIAERIRALQELVPSVNKTDRAAMLDEIVDYVKFLRLQVKVLSMSRLGGAGAVAPLVTDIPLSSVEEEGGDGGRNRPAWDKWSNDGTERQVAKLMEENVGAAMQFLQSKALCIMPISLASAIYQSQPPDTSSIVKPEANPPP